The following coding sequences lie in one Miscanthus floridulus cultivar M001 chromosome 9, ASM1932011v1, whole genome shotgun sequence genomic window:
- the LOC136479661 gene encoding B3 domain-containing protein Os03g0212300-like → MAIYVKVFDLTTCRKQYTHNFEAGSSQLSLPIMEPRSFAVILKKYHLKAKYLAKNVPMDFKRAHDYKQWCMVEMQMARQSGFMGFERTRMNKVLRVLFKYGWGAFYADNNLNIGGTYFFSMIHKATCSNDDDEEQE, encoded by the exons ATGGCG ATTTATGTCAAGGTCTTCGACCTTACCACCTGCCGCAAGCAATACACACACAACTTCGAGGCCGGCAGTAGTCAGCTCTCCCTGCCCATCATGGAGCCAAGGAGTTTTGCAGTGATCctgaagaagtaccacctcaaagcgAAGTATCTG GCAAAGAACGTGCCAATGGACTTCAAGCGAGCACATGACTACAAGCAGTGGTGCATGGTCGAGATGCAGATGGCTAGGCAGTCTGGGTTCATGGGCTTTGAGAGGACCCGCATGAACAAAGTCTTGCGAGTGTTGTTCAAGTACGGGTGGGGTGCCTTCTACGCTGACAACAACCTAAACATCGGCGGCACCTACTTCTTCAGCATGATCCACAAGGCCACCTGCAGcaatgacgatgatgaggaaCAGGAATAG